Within the Haloplasma contractile SSD-17B genome, the region TCAAAGTCTTCTTGAGTCATATCTTCATTTACTGAATTGTAATAATCAAGTGAAATACACTCAAATTCGCGAACAGTCTTATACGTATAATTAGGTGTAAATACTGAATATACATACATTGATCTAGTTACTCTTTTTAAATACTTATTATTATCGTTTTGTCTACTAAATAATAGTATTAAAATAACAATTATAATGATAACTCCTGCAATTAAAATCGCAAAATTTTTAGTCATGTCTTAATCCCTCTCTATCACCTTGTTCATTAGGATCTGTTAGATTTAAATAATCAATTTTTACACTATAATTAAAATGAAACGACTCATAAAGCATATTCCGTAGTTTTAATTAAAAGAGATCTTATAAGTATTGTAGCATCATAGTTTAGTGGTGTAAATAGTCCATTTTAAATCAACCTTTTTCTTGTTGTAATGGTCATACTATGTACACTTACTTATAGTTACAATAAAAAGACATCTGTTTACGCATAGGATAAACAGATGTCTTTTTAAATAATTAGTAAATAAACTCTTCACTTTTAAAATAAGAATCTTTTCCAAAGATAAAATGCATGCATGATGAATCACATGATGCGCAATTATGGTCACACGATGGTCGTACTCTTACGCCTCTTTTTTCAACGTAGATATAGCTTAACTGACTATAACATTCCGTATGATGCTTCTCATATCCAAGTACTAGATATTCAAAGTTATTGACATATAGTTCAGGTGTTTCTGTATATCTTGAAATCATATGCTTCGCATACTCGTTTGCAGATTTTAAATTGATTACTCGTTTTACAATAAGGTGCTCTTTTTCCATCCTTTATCATCCACCTTTACCTTTTTTATGCTAGCCAATTTAACTATATTCTTTAAAATTTAATTTAGAATACATTCGATAAACAAGTTATAAAATAGACATAATTTGTATGGTTTTAGATTTAGTATGGATGTTTATAGTCTTCTTAATCTTTTTTTTGTGAAAAAGTTTCAGAGATTTGATTCCCCTTCTAAAGTTATTTCAATTACAACAAAAAAACGACACATTTGTGCCGTTTCTTAAAGCAATAACCACCCATCTGTTTACTGATTTTACGAAACATGTTTAGATTTGGCTACTCTTGCTACACCTTTTTTACTGGGATCCATACTTCACACTTATAATCACTACTTGATGTATCTCCCTCGTAATAGACTTCAAGTTCAGGTCCACCTGTATATTGTTAGCCAGTTGAAGGAAACCATTCAGTAAAGATACGTTTTGTAACAGTTTGAATGGCATCAGGCATAGGACCGATTGATTCGAATACTGCCCATGTTGCAAAAGGAATCGTCTTAACTTCAAACATACATTCATTAAGCGCTTCTGGCTTCTCGACTGCTATGTAATACGAAACCGATTCTACATCATGATTAAAGCATACTCCTAACATCGGTTTCTCTGTATTTAGTTCCTTAATACGCTGACAATCTCCATTGTTGATACAGTCTTCCCAAAAACTGGGAATGTTTTTAATATTCTGTCCATCCTTTTTCGTCGTACGTAATCCTTTTCCAACTACCTTAAACGATTCCTTTTCGATTAACTTATAATTCATATCTTGTTCTCCTTTTAATTGTATTTGAAAGGACATTTTAGGATAAGCCTTTAAATGTGAAGTGCTAGTTTTGGCTACACTGGGACTGACTCCATGTAACTTACGGAATGCTCTAGAAAACGATTTTGGTGATTCGTATCCATATTTGTATGCCACCTCAATAACTTTGGCGTTGTTAGTTGTTAAGTCTCCCGCTGCCAATGTGAGTTTGCGATTCCGAACATATTCACCTATAGTCACACCCGTTAACATATGAAATAACCTCTGAAGATGAAACTTAGATATATATAGTTCGCTTGCTAATGCATCAATATCTAGTTTATCTTCTATATGGTCTTCTAGGTATTTAATGCAATCATTCATTCGTTCTAGCCACTCCATATCCATCATCCCTTTCACTAACTATAGTATAGTTTATTAAAGAAGATCTTTCCTGACTTTACATGCTTAGTAGTGTCTGGTTAATCTAACTTTATTATATCATATATATGATATGGTAATTTGAAAGATTGTTATATAAAACACAGAAAAGG harbors:
- a CDS encoding AraC family transcriptional regulator; amino-acid sequence: MEWLERMNDCIKYLEDHIEDKLDIDALASELYISKFHLQRLFHMLTGVTIGEYVRNRKLTLAAGDLTTNNAKVIEVAYKYGYESPKSFSRAFRKLHGVSPSVAKTSTSHLKAYPKMSFQIQLKGEQDMNYKLIEKESFKVVGKGLRTTKKDGQNIKNIPSFWEDCINNGDCQRIKELNTEKPMLGVCFNHDVESVSYYIAVEKPEALNECMFEVKTIPFATWAVFESIGPMPDAIQTVTKRIFTEWFPSTG